The following are encoded in a window of Amycolatopsis lexingtonensis genomic DNA:
- the ectA gene encoding diaminobutyrate acetyltransferase, with protein sequence MRRWRAENSLLRFLSMSVTHLIESPTKADGAELWRIARDSAKLDLNSPYAYMLWCRDFAESSVVAREDGKAVGFVIAYRRPDEPEAALVWQVAVDASQRGKGLAGALLDALYTRLVDDGVRYLETTITPDNEASIRLFASFAKRWNAAMETSVLFAGEDFPEAGHLAEELYRIGPLTPRKDPGE encoded by the coding sequence CTGCGTCGCTGGCGAGCGGAAAATTCTCTGTTACGTTTCCTGAGTATGTCCGTAACGCACTTGATCGAATCCCCGACCAAGGCGGACGGCGCGGAGCTGTGGAGAATCGCGCGCGATTCCGCCAAGCTCGATCTCAACTCGCCGTACGCATACATGCTGTGGTGCCGCGATTTCGCCGAGTCTTCGGTCGTCGCGCGTGAGGACGGCAAGGCGGTCGGATTCGTCATCGCCTACCGCAGGCCGGACGAGCCCGAGGCCGCGCTCGTCTGGCAGGTCGCGGTCGACGCGTCCCAGCGCGGAAAGGGCCTGGCCGGGGCCCTGCTCGACGCGCTCTACACGAGACTCGTCGACGACGGCGTGCGTTACCTCGAGACCACGATCACCCCGGACAACGAGGCGTCCATCCGGCTCTTCGCGTCGTTCGCGAAGCGGTGGAACGCCGCGATGGAAACCAGTGTGCTGTTCGCCGGGGAAGATTTCCCCGAAGCCGGGCACCTGGCCGAAGAGCTTTACCGCATCGGTCCGCTCACACCACGCAAAGATCCGGGCGAGTAG
- the ectB gene encoding diaminobutyrate--2-oxoglutarate transaminase, translating to MSIFEELESEVRSYSRGWPVVFDRAQGSHLYDESGKAYLDFFAGAGALNYGHNNPKLKQALIDYIQRDGVTHALDMFTVAKRDFLQTFRDKILDPRNLNYKVVFPGPGGANAVEAALKLARKVTGKESVINFTNAFHGMTLGALSVTGNSMKRGGAGVPLVHATPMPYDKYFDGAMPDFLYFEKLLEDSGSGLNEPAAVIVEGVQGEGGINAARLEWLKGLDDLCKRHNILLILDDVQMGCGRTGPFFSFEDAGITPDIVCLSKSIGGYGIPMALTLIKPELDVWEPGEHNGTFRGISPAFVTAKEAIDVYWSDDELEKSTKAKGERIAAAFSGIVEAYPEAELLAKGRGLARGIEFQNGDLAGRVCAEAFARGLLMETSGPDGEVMKLLPPLTLTDDELTQGLSIIDESIKAVLKK from the coding sequence ATGAGCATCTTCGAAGAGCTCGAATCCGAAGTACGCAGCTACAGCCGCGGCTGGCCGGTCGTGTTCGACCGCGCGCAGGGGAGTCACCTCTACGACGAGAGCGGCAAGGCCTACCTCGACTTCTTCGCCGGCGCCGGCGCGCTGAACTACGGGCACAACAACCCGAAGCTGAAGCAGGCCCTCATCGACTACATCCAGCGCGACGGCGTCACGCACGCGCTGGACATGTTCACCGTGGCCAAGCGGGACTTCCTGCAGACTTTCCGCGACAAGATCCTCGACCCCCGCAACCTGAACTACAAGGTCGTGTTCCCGGGTCCGGGTGGCGCGAACGCCGTCGAGGCGGCGCTGAAGCTGGCGCGCAAGGTGACCGGCAAGGAATCGGTCATCAACTTCACCAACGCCTTCCACGGCATGACGCTGGGCGCGTTGTCGGTCACCGGCAACTCGATGAAGCGCGGCGGCGCCGGCGTCCCGCTGGTGCACGCCACCCCGATGCCGTACGACAAGTACTTCGACGGCGCGATGCCGGACTTCCTCTACTTCGAGAAGCTCCTCGAAGACTCCGGCAGCGGGCTCAACGAGCCGGCCGCGGTGATCGTCGAAGGCGTGCAGGGCGAAGGCGGCATCAACGCCGCGCGCCTCGAGTGGCTGAAGGGTCTCGACGACCTCTGCAAGCGCCACAACATCCTGCTGATCCTCGACGACGTCCAGATGGGCTGCGGCCGCACCGGCCCGTTCTTCAGCTTCGAGGACGCCGGGATCACGCCGGACATCGTGTGCCTGTCGAAGTCCATCGGCGGGTACGGCATCCCGATGGCGCTGACGCTGATCAAGCCGGAGCTCGACGTCTGGGAGCCCGGCGAGCACAACGGCACGTTCCGCGGCATCAGCCCGGCGTTCGTCACCGCCAAGGAAGCGATCGACGTCTACTGGAGCGACGACGAGCTCGAGAAGTCGACGAAGGCGAAGGGCGAGCGCATCGCCGCCGCGTTCTCCGGCATCGTCGAGGCCTACCCCGAGGCCGAACTGCTCGCCAAGGGCCGCGGCCTGGCGCGCGGCATCGAGTTCCAGAACGGCGACCTCGCCGGCCGCGTCTGCGCGGAAGCGTTTGCGCGCGGCCTGCTGATGGAAACCTCGGGTCCCGACGGCGAAGTCATGAAGCTGCTGCCGCCGCTGACCCTGACCGACGACGAGCTCACCCAGGGCCTGTCGATCATCGACGAGTCCATCAAGGCCGTCCTGAAGAAGTAA
- a CDS encoding ectoine synthase, with the protein MLVRTLDEVTDTDADIKTPNWRSKRIILAKEGVGFSVHETTLYAGTVNDFWYANHIEAVFITSGEGEIEDLATGKVYELKPGTLYLLNDHDKHQVRPRTEIKCVCVFNPPVTGREVHDENGVYPLITEDA; encoded by the coding sequence GTGCTCGTGCGCACCCTCGACGAGGTCACCGACACCGACGCCGACATCAAGACCCCCAACTGGCGCAGCAAGAGAATCATCCTGGCCAAGGAGGGCGTCGGCTTCTCGGTCCACGAGACCACGCTGTACGCGGGAACGGTCAACGACTTCTGGTACGCCAACCACATCGAGGCGGTGTTCATCACCTCCGGTGAGGGCGAGATCGAAGACCTCGCCACCGGCAAGGTGTACGAGCTCAAGCCGGGGACGCTGTACCTGCTCAACGACCACGACAAGCACCAGGTCCGGCCGCGGACCGAGATCAAGTGCGTGTGCGTCTTCAACCCCCCGGTGACCGGCCGCGAGGTGCACGACGAAAACGGCGTGTACCCGCTGATCACCGAGGACGCGTAA
- the thpD gene encoding ectoine hydroxylase: MTLTDTRVDDTYPTRITGTPAHLPRVHPTVWGTEADGPIDAATLANHETKGYTVVDDMLSVGEVQTYWQELVRLSSDAELARDERVITEAKTGEVRSIFDVHEISDLIAELVRDPRVLDRARQLLGSEVYIHQSRVNYMPGFKGTGFYWHSDFETWHAEDGMPSPRAVSCSIALTDNYPFNGGLMIMPGSHRTFVQCAGETPDENYKSSLKDQRVGVPNEDDITRMAAEHGIDQFTGQAGSALWFDSNIMHGSGNNITPYPRSNIFLVFNSVENALQEPFAASVPRPAFIAGRDSTPISR, encoded by the coding sequence GTGACGCTGACGGACACCCGGGTCGACGACACTTACCCGACCCGGATCACCGGTACGCCGGCTCACCTGCCGCGCGTGCACCCCACCGTGTGGGGTACCGAAGCCGACGGCCCGATCGACGCCGCCACGCTGGCGAACCACGAGACCAAGGGTTACACCGTGGTCGACGACATGCTCTCCGTCGGGGAGGTGCAGACGTACTGGCAGGAACTGGTGCGGCTGTCCTCCGACGCCGAGCTCGCCCGGGACGAGCGCGTGATCACCGAGGCGAAGACCGGTGAGGTCCGGTCGATCTTCGACGTCCACGAGATTTCGGACCTGATCGCCGAACTGGTGCGCGACCCGCGCGTGCTGGACCGGGCCCGGCAGCTGCTCGGCTCCGAGGTGTACATCCACCAGAGCCGCGTCAACTACATGCCGGGGTTCAAGGGCACCGGGTTCTACTGGCACTCGGACTTCGAAACCTGGCACGCGGAGGACGGCATGCCGTCCCCGCGCGCGGTCAGCTGCTCCATCGCGCTGACGGACAACTACCCGTTCAACGGCGGCCTGATGATCATGCCGGGCTCGCACCGGACGTTCGTCCAGTGCGCCGGCGAGACGCCGGACGAGAACTACAAGAGCTCGCTCAAGGACCAGCGGGTGGGCGTGCCGAACGAGGACGACATCACCCGGATGGCGGCCGAGCACGGCATCGACCAGTTCACCGGCCAGGCGGGCTCGGCACTGTGGTTCGACTCGAACATCATGCACGGCTCCGGGAACAACATCACGCCGTACCCGCGCTCCAACATCTTCCTGGTGTTCAACAGCGTGGAGAACGCGTTGCAGGAACCGTTCGCGGCCAGCGTCCCGCGACCGGCCTTCATCGCCGGGCGTGACTCGACCCCGATCTCGCGCTGA
- a CDS encoding AfsR/SARP family transcriptional regulator translates to MAPIRFRLLGPVQLVHGDEPVPIGGPGVRGLLALLALKPGKVVGLDEIIDALWGHDPPATVRTIIHGNVSHLRRILREIDGPSILTTPPGYRLDVDPDQVDVHRAHALLDRASVATPEVAAALLAEALTLWQGPALGGVPDSLRAPELEDLRLAVHGARVDADLELGRHAELIVELSPIVRADPLAERTAGQLMRALYHAGRRGDALELYRTVSRATLGTLGVEPGAELRWLHERVLNDDLPPLSRESSHQGASLSRESDAAAKPISQLPAAVPSLAGRAEELAWLDGLVTRAEAGETTIAVVTGTAGVGKSTLVVWWAHRVASRFPDGVLFASLRGFDPHHPPLEPAELLTQFLLGLGVETAKVPELLHERVALYRSLIAGRRMLVLLDDARTAEQVRPLLPPSARTMTVVTSRSRLDGLTVSNAAKQRVLGTLAPDDAVRLIEELAGPADLNHALARLCGYLPLALRIAGARLSASALRTAEEMVDELGNERTRLAGLQVEGAEDGVRAAFDVSFRGLPGEIAETFLQLGAVPGVLVGPHVMAAVAQIPVTEARRRLRALAAHNLIAETARDVFVPHDLVWLYLRELAEQELGEKERDEALGWTVRYYQAVADRARRRLGPVADPLDFTGVLADDAMPPLRGFTEAHDWFAAEWPNLLAVLDAAFAAGRLDDVWRLARLGHSYRLACPLLDEWTRMADLGVAAAEAAGDVAGQCWLRLARSEIALAFELPGFGHADAERAAELATGLGDERLTTSADLHLGRALSRLGEHERAIERLGKAVAEAGDVTLRGQALSSCAQAEKRAGLLAEAIAHQLAGLRIDRELGDDDRVVVSLDKLADLSLRAGDLEAAERYVWEAIDLAISREFVAREGALRLTLGRVLRARGDIDGAREQLALSVRIYERVHPKLVGEVRAELAELQ, encoded by the coding sequence ATGGCCCCGATCCGGTTCCGGCTGCTCGGCCCCGTCCAGCTCGTCCACGGCGACGAGCCCGTCCCGATCGGCGGGCCCGGCGTGCGCGGCCTGCTCGCGCTGCTCGCCCTCAAGCCCGGGAAGGTCGTCGGGCTCGACGAGATCATCGACGCGCTGTGGGGGCACGATCCGCCCGCGACCGTCCGCACGATCATCCACGGCAACGTCTCCCACCTGCGAAGGATCCTGCGGGAGATCGACGGCCCCAGCATCCTCACCACCCCGCCGGGCTACCGGCTCGACGTCGACCCCGACCAGGTCGACGTCCACCGCGCGCACGCGTTGCTGGACCGGGCTTCGGTGGCCACGCCCGAGGTCGCGGCCGCGCTGCTGGCCGAGGCGCTCACGCTGTGGCAGGGGCCCGCGCTCGGCGGCGTGCCCGACTCGCTGCGGGCGCCCGAACTCGAAGACCTCCGCCTCGCCGTGCACGGGGCCCGCGTCGACGCCGACCTCGAACTCGGGCGGCACGCCGAGCTGATCGTCGAGCTCAGCCCGATCGTGCGGGCCGATCCGCTGGCCGAGCGGACGGCGGGGCAGCTGATGCGGGCGCTGTACCACGCCGGGCGCCGCGGGGACGCGCTCGAGCTGTACCGGACGGTCTCGCGCGCCACCCTCGGCACCCTGGGCGTCGAGCCCGGCGCCGAGCTGCGCTGGCTGCACGAGCGGGTGCTCAACGACGACCTCCCGCCGCTTTCACGTGAAAGCTCCCACCAGGGGGCGTCGCTTTCACGTGAAAGCGACGCTGCCGCGAAGCCGATTTCGCAGTTGCCGGCTGCCGTCCCGAGCCTGGCCGGGCGCGCGGAAGAGCTGGCCTGGCTGGACGGGCTCGTCACCCGCGCCGAAGCCGGGGAGACCACGATCGCCGTGGTCACCGGCACCGCCGGGGTCGGCAAGAGCACCCTGGTCGTGTGGTGGGCGCACCGGGTCGCGTCGCGGTTCCCGGACGGCGTCCTCTTCGCGTCGCTGCGCGGTTTCGACCCGCACCACCCGCCGCTGGAGCCGGCCGAGCTGCTCACCCAGTTCCTGCTCGGCCTCGGCGTCGAGACCGCGAAGGTCCCGGAGCTGCTGCACGAGCGCGTCGCGCTGTACCGGTCGCTGATCGCCGGGCGGCGGATGCTGGTGCTGCTCGACGACGCCCGCACCGCCGAGCAGGTGCGCCCGCTGCTGCCGCCGAGCGCCCGGACGATGACGGTGGTGACCAGCCGCTCGCGCCTCGACGGGCTGACCGTGTCGAACGCCGCCAAGCAGCGCGTGCTCGGCACCCTCGCCCCCGACGACGCCGTCCGGCTGATCGAGGAGCTCGCCGGCCCGGCCGACCTCAACCACGCCCTCGCACGGCTCTGCGGCTACCTCCCGCTCGCCCTCCGGATCGCGGGCGCGCGGCTGTCGGCGAGCGCGCTGCGCACCGCGGAGGAGATGGTCGACGAGCTCGGCAACGAGCGCACCCGGCTGGCCGGCCTGCAGGTCGAGGGCGCCGAAGACGGCGTGCGCGCCGCGTTCGACGTCTCCTTCCGCGGTCTGCCCGGCGAGATCGCCGAGACGTTCCTGCAGCTCGGCGCGGTGCCCGGGGTACTGGTCGGGCCGCACGTGATGGCCGCGGTCGCGCAGATCCCGGTCACCGAGGCGCGGCGGCGGCTGCGCGCGCTGGCCGCGCACAACCTCATCGCCGAGACCGCCCGTGACGTCTTCGTCCCGCACGACCTCGTCTGGCTCTACCTGCGCGAGCTCGCGGAACAGGAACTCGGCGAGAAGGAGCGGGACGAGGCGCTCGGCTGGACCGTCCGCTACTACCAGGCCGTCGCCGACCGGGCGCGGCGCCGGCTGGGCCCGGTCGCGGACCCGCTCGACTTCACCGGCGTGCTCGCCGACGACGCGATGCCCCCGTTGCGCGGCTTCACCGAGGCGCACGACTGGTTCGCGGCCGAGTGGCCGAACCTCCTCGCGGTCCTCGACGCCGCGTTCGCCGCGGGCCGCCTCGACGACGTCTGGCGGCTGGCCCGGCTCGGGCACAGCTACCGCCTCGCCTGCCCGCTGCTGGACGAGTGGACGCGGATGGCCGACCTCGGCGTCGCGGCCGCCGAAGCCGCGGGCGACGTCGCCGGACAGTGCTGGCTGCGGCTCGCGCGGTCGGAGATCGCGCTGGCCTTCGAACTGCCGGGGTTCGGCCACGCCGACGCCGAGCGGGCGGCGGAACTGGCCACCGGACTCGGCGACGAGCGGCTGACGACGTCGGCCGACCTGCACCTCGGCCGCGCGCTCAGCCGCCTCGGCGAGCACGAACGGGCCATCGAGCGGCTGGGCAAGGCGGTGGCGGAGGCCGGCGACGTCACCCTGCGCGGTCAGGCGCTCAGCAGCTGCGCCCAGGCGGAGAAGCGGGCGGGCCTGCTCGCCGAGGCCATCGCCCACCAGCTCGCCGGCCTGCGCATCGACCGCGAACTGGGCGACGACGACCGGGTCGTGGTCTCGCTCGACAAGCTGGCCGACCTCAGCCTGCGGGCCGGCGACCTCGAGGCGGCCGAGCGGTACGTCTGGGAAGCGATCGACCTCGCGATCAGCCGCGAGTTCGTCGCGCGGGAGGGTGCGCTGCGGCTGACGCTGGGCCGCGTGCTGCGGGCCCGCGGCGACATCGACGGCGCGCGCGAACAACTCGCGTTGTCGGTGCGCATTTACGAGCGGGTGCACCCCAAGCTCGTCGGTGAGGTGCGCGCCGAACTCGCCGAACTGCAATGA
- a CDS encoding DUF6932 family protein, producing the protein MALPHWTAQQVLPPGRHACDLADVYERLVFDAPHQNEREILFSALNSYLGVARRIMPSGRAWIGGELITRTAHPPRGLDVVLIPDEWGALKRLDDAGRSALYGLLTLRGVIVGQPAMYLDQVQPVGGMLDGFLCRPGDEDTWAEVWAEGGRGYPEMIW; encoded by the coding sequence GTGGCGCTCCCCCATTGGACGGCGCAGCAGGTCCTGCCGCCGGGCCGCCACGCGTGCGACCTCGCCGACGTCTACGAGCGCCTGGTCTTCGACGCGCCGCACCAGAACGAGCGCGAGATCCTCTTCAGCGCGCTCAACAGCTACCTCGGCGTGGCCCGCCGGATCATGCCGTCCGGCCGCGCCTGGATCGGCGGTGAGCTGATCACCCGCACCGCGCACCCGCCGCGCGGCCTCGACGTCGTCCTCATCCCGGACGAGTGGGGCGCGCTGAAGCGGCTCGACGACGCCGGCCGGTCGGCGCTGTACGGCCTGCTCACGCTGCGCGGCGTCATCGTCGGGCAGCCCGCGATGTACCTCGACCAGGTGCAGCCGGTCGGCGGCATGCTGGACGGCTTCCTCTGCCGTCCCGGCGACGAGGACACCTGGGCCGAGGTCTGGGCCGAAGGCGGCAGGGGCTACCCGGAGATGATCTGGTGA
- a CDS encoding OmpA family protein — translation MSGRRRWILLVPIAVLVTALLAGVVTWAQAGSVQRDLTARAQAALAAAGLPAGNVSFDGRDATLNGFPPGQALRALEVVQGVDGVRTAEFEGDVVPVAPSTTEAPPPSSSTSTSPPPPTTTTTAPPPTDKAGVQAEIDRLLAEAPVTFVPDTARLTPEGEQAARGIAVALAKAPETFRYRVTGHVGRGPGGESAALKLSRDRARAVARILTTNGLTTKRVTYRGLGDTRPASGGEEDRRVEITVI, via the coding sequence ATGTCCGGTCGGCGTCGCTGGATCCTCCTGGTCCCGATCGCGGTGCTGGTCACGGCGCTGCTCGCGGGGGTCGTGACCTGGGCGCAGGCCGGGAGCGTCCAGCGTGACCTCACCGCACGGGCGCAAGCCGCGCTCGCCGCCGCCGGGTTGCCCGCCGGGAACGTCAGCTTCGACGGCCGGGACGCCACCCTCAACGGGTTCCCGCCCGGCCAGGCCCTCCGCGCCCTCGAAGTCGTCCAGGGCGTCGACGGCGTCCGGACCGCCGAGTTCGAAGGCGACGTCGTCCCCGTGGCCCCGAGCACCACCGAAGCACCGCCGCCGAGCAGCAGCACCAGCACCAGCCCTCCGCCGCCCACCACGACCACGACCGCGCCGCCGCCGACCGACAAGGCCGGGGTGCAGGCCGAGATCGACCGGCTGCTCGCCGAGGCGCCCGTGACCTTCGTGCCGGACACCGCGCGGCTCACGCCCGAAGGGGAGCAGGCCGCCCGCGGGATCGCGGTCGCGCTCGCCAAGGCGCCGGAGACCTTCCGGTACCGCGTCACCGGCCACGTCGGCCGCGGGCCCGGCGGCGAGAGCGCCGCGCTGAAGCTGTCCCGGGACCGCGCGCGGGCCGTCGCGCGGATCCTCACCACCAACGGCCTCACGACCAAGCGCGTGACCTACCGGGGCCTCGGCGACACCCGGCCGGCCAGCGGCGGCGAAGAGGACCGGCGGGTCGAGATCACGGTCATCTGA
- a CDS encoding SGNH/GDSL hydrolase family protein, producing the protein MYGIDSYVAIGDSFTEGLNDALPDGSFRGWADRLAEILAAGRPDFRYANLSLRGKMLDEIMDEQLPIALELKPDLVTLCAGGNDIIVPGADVDAVAERLEEGVAKLREAGIPVLMFNGPDTKVLSVMSVLRGKVAIYNTHLWAIAERHGARMVDLWAMTPLHDRRAWSDDRLHFSPDAHRRIALKSAEVLGIPVEGDWREPWPPEAVPSRWIDSRRSDLTWTKVHLLPWIRRQLRGESMGDGLSPKRPQLAPLAPLTPLAPLEVLEVPDNAQQAS; encoded by the coding sequence GTGTACGGAATCGACAGCTATGTAGCCATAGGAGACAGCTTCACCGAGGGCCTCAACGACGCCCTGCCGGACGGCTCGTTCCGGGGCTGGGCCGACCGGCTCGCGGAGATCCTGGCGGCGGGCAGGCCCGACTTCCGGTACGCCAACCTGTCGCTGCGGGGCAAGATGCTCGACGAGATCATGGACGAGCAGCTCCCGATCGCCCTGGAGCTGAAGCCCGACCTGGTCACCCTCTGCGCGGGCGGCAACGACATCATCGTGCCGGGCGCGGACGTGGACGCGGTCGCGGAGCGCCTGGAAGAGGGCGTCGCCAAGCTGCGCGAGGCGGGCATCCCGGTGCTGATGTTCAACGGCCCGGACACGAAGGTCCTGTCGGTGATGTCGGTCCTGCGCGGCAAGGTCGCGATCTACAACACCCACCTGTGGGCCATCGCCGAGCGCCACGGCGCCCGCATGGTCGACCTGTGGGCGATGACCCCCCTCCACGACCGCCGCGCCTGGAGCGACGACCGCCTCCACTTCTCCCCGGACGCCCACCGCCGCATCGCGTTGAAGTCGGCGGAGGTCCTGGGCATCCCGGTCGAGGGCGACTGGCGCGAACCGTGGCCGCCGGAGGCGGTGCCGAGCCGCTGGATCGACTCGCGGCGGTCGGACCTGACGTGGACGAAGGTGCACTTGCTGCCGTGGATACGGCGGCAGCTGCGCGGCGAGTCGATGGGGGACGGGCTGTCGCCGAAGCGGCCGCAGCTGGCGCCGTTGGCTCCCTTGACGCCGTTGGCTCCGCTCGAGGTGCTCGAGGTGCCGGACAACGCTCAGCAGGCCAGCTAG
- a CDS encoding DUF3159 domain-containing protein gives MSGEPRESLAQILGGRRGALDASVPPAGFVVGWLVAGQSVAWGAGAAIAVAVGLGVYRVVRGGKVRALVVSLAAVVAAALIALHTGRAQDFFLLQLMSNVASALLWAASIVVRWPLLGVIVGLLLGQKTRWRRDEVLLKAYSRASWVWVLQYVLRVVVYGLLWWAGQVIALGVARTVLSWPLVALTVAVSGWVLYRALPPEHPGLRLAPETSSDDVPGA, from the coding sequence GTGTCCGGAGAACCCCGTGAGTCGCTCGCGCAGATCCTCGGCGGCCGCCGGGGTGCGCTCGACGCCAGCGTCCCGCCCGCCGGTTTCGTCGTCGGCTGGCTCGTGGCCGGGCAGTCCGTCGCCTGGGGGGCCGGGGCCGCCATCGCGGTCGCCGTCGGGCTCGGGGTCTACCGGGTCGTCCGGGGCGGCAAGGTCCGCGCGCTCGTGGTCAGCCTGGCCGCCGTCGTCGCGGCCGCGCTGATCGCCCTGCACACCGGTCGCGCGCAGGACTTCTTCCTGCTGCAGCTGATGTCCAATGTGGCCAGCGCCCTGCTGTGGGCGGCCAGCATCGTGGTGCGCTGGCCGTTGCTCGGCGTCATCGTGGGGCTGCTGCTCGGGCAGAAGACGCGCTGGCGCCGGGACGAGGTGCTGCTCAAGGCGTACTCGCGGGCCAGCTGGGTGTGGGTGCTCCAGTACGTGCTGCGCGTCGTCGTCTACGGCCTGCTGTGGTGGGCCGGCCAGGTGATCGCGCTCGGCGTCGCCCGCACGGTGCTGTCGTGGCCGCTCGTGGCGCTGACCGTCGCGGTCAGCGGCTGGGTGCTCTACCGCGCGTTGCCGCCGGAGCACCCCGGCCTGCGCCTGGCGCCGGAGACCAGCTCGGACGACGTACCCGGGGCATAA
- a CDS encoding N-acetylglucosamine kinase: protein MTSAIGVDAGGTSTRAALVDAAGVVLGSGRGEGANPNAHAPQVAAGRIADAIVAALGGRDPGEVRACVVGMAGVSKLSDPAVAAVFEAAWARIGLTGVVRTVADAEVAYASATSAPDGTVLVAGTGSIAGRIRKRRLAGTAGGYGWLLGDEGSAFWLGREAVRSTLDALGRGLPLDGLPSAVLAAALGPSGLDVRTDADRLAASRALITTANAEAPVRLARFAPLVSAAHDAGEPAAREIVARAAELLVANALAAREPGESTPVVLVGSVLTGDSPVGALVRRGLSGLEVLTSSDGVLGAAWLAAVDAFGEGAPRPTSRGD, encoded by the coding sequence GTGACCTCCGCGATCGGCGTCGACGCCGGCGGCACGTCGACCAGGGCCGCACTGGTCGACGCCGCCGGCGTCGTGCTCGGCAGCGGGCGCGGCGAAGGCGCCAACCCCAACGCGCACGCGCCGCAGGTCGCCGCGGGCCGGATCGCCGACGCGATCGTCGCGGCACTCGGCGGCCGCGACCCCGGCGAGGTGCGGGCGTGCGTCGTCGGCATGGCCGGGGTCAGCAAGCTGAGCGATCCGGCGGTGGCGGCGGTGTTCGAGGCGGCGTGGGCGCGGATCGGGCTCACCGGCGTGGTCCGGACCGTCGCCGACGCCGAAGTGGCGTACGCGTCGGCGACTTCGGCTCCCGACGGGACGGTCCTCGTCGCCGGCACCGGCTCGATCGCGGGCCGCATCCGCAAGCGGCGGCTGGCCGGCACCGCGGGTGGCTACGGCTGGCTGCTCGGCGACGAGGGATCGGCGTTCTGGCTCGGTCGCGAAGCCGTCCGTTCCACTTTGGATGCTCTCGGCCGCGGCCTGCCGCTGGACGGCCTGCCGTCGGCGGTGCTCGCCGCCGCGCTCGGACCGTCCGGTTTGGACGTCCGAACCGACGCGGACCGGCTCGCCGCGTCCCGCGCGCTCATCACGACCGCCAACGCCGAGGCACCGGTGCGGCTCGCCCGCTTCGCCCCGCTGGTGAGCGCGGCGCACGACGCCGGCGAGCCCGCGGCGCGGGAGATCGTCGCCCGGGCGGCCGAGCTGCTGGTCGCGAACGCCCTCGCGGCGCGCGAGCCCGGCGAGTCGACTCCGGTCGTGCTCGTCGGCTCGGTGCTCACCGGGGACAGCCCGGTCGGCGCGCTCGTCCGCCGTGGATTGTCCGGCCTCGAGGTGCTGACCAGCTCCGATGGCGTGCTCGGGGCGGCCTGGCTGGCTGCCGTGGACGCCTTCGGCGAGGGCGCACCGAGACCCACGTCACGGGGAGATTGA
- a CDS encoding SIS domain-containing protein, producing the protein MMTQQRPGEHMAAEIAQQPDVLAGLVQRQAEIAEVAEKISQRPPRFALLAARGSSDHAALYAKYLIEVLLGLPAGLVSPSTATLYGARPDLRDVLFVTVSQSGGSPDLIEVTETARRQGALTVSVTNTPDSPLRAASELGVDIGAGVEQAVAATKTYSATLMALYLLIDAVRGGKAADAEKIGELAQQTLDGAAEGVQRAVDRYRFVNRVLTAARGYSYATALEASLKLAETSYLAARAYSGADLLHGPVAAVDDQTAVLAVTSAGHGAEAMRDVIDAVGKRGADVVAVGSASADTPAALRIDVPQTVEELAPILEILPIQQIALGLSLARGGDPDNPRGLLKVTKTR; encoded by the coding sequence ATGATGACCCAACAACGGCCCGGCGAGCACATGGCCGCGGAGATCGCCCAGCAGCCGGACGTCTTGGCGGGACTGGTGCAGCGTCAGGCGGAAATCGCCGAAGTGGCGGAAAAGATCTCACAACGACCTCCGCGCTTCGCTTTGCTCGCCGCGCGTGGATCGAGTGACCACGCAGCGTTGTACGCGAAGTACCTGATCGAGGTACTCCTCGGCCTGCCGGCCGGTCTGGTTTCCCCGTCCACGGCGACCCTGTACGGCGCGCGGCCCGATCTGCGGGACGTGCTGTTCGTCACCGTCAGCCAAAGCGGTGGCTCCCCTGACCTGATCGAGGTCACCGAAACGGCGCGACGCCAGGGCGCCCTGACCGTTTCCGTGACCAACACCCCGGACTCGCCGCTGCGGGCGGCGTCCGAGCTCGGCGTCGACATCGGCGCCGGCGTCGAGCAGGCGGTCGCGGCGACCAAGACGTACTCCGCGACGCTGATGGCGCTGTACCTGCTCATCGACGCGGTGCGCGGCGGCAAGGCGGCCGACGCCGAGAAGATCGGCGAGCTGGCGCAGCAGACCCTCGACGGCGCCGCCGAGGGCGTCCAGCGGGCGGTCGACCGGTACCGGTTCGTCAACCGGGTCCTGACCGCCGCCCGCGGCTACTCCTACGCGACCGCGCTGGAGGCGTCGCTCAAGCTCGCCGAGACGAGCTACCTCGCGGCCCGCGCGTACAGCGGCGCGGACCTGCTGCACGGCCCGGTCGCCGCGGTCGACGACCAGACCGCGGTGCTGGCGGTGACCAGTGCCGGGCACGGCGCGGAAGCCATGCGCGACGTCATCGACGCCGTCGGCAAGCGCGGCGCGGACGTCGTCGCGGTCGGTTCGGCGTCGGCGGACACCCCCGCGGCGCTGCGCATCGACGTCCCGCAGACCGTCGAGGAGCTGGCGCCGATCCTGGAGATCCTGCCGATCCAGCAGATCGCGCTGGGCCTCTCGCTGGCGCGCGGCGGCGACCCGGACAACCCGCGCGGCCTGCTCAAGGTGACCAAGACCCGGTGA